In Silene latifolia isolate original U9 population chromosome X, ASM4854445v1, whole genome shotgun sequence, the following proteins share a genomic window:
- the LOC141617922 gene encoding cyclin-B1-1-like, translating into MYVYVYLFLYSFKIPPKRNALYARAENISIDEIVKMLEYQDALTEALKKFGKDKEVGVDFAKMSINIARFNSKEYMGTGTPILLDNWHMEMENKLNVVGRIRDYKCTQPDISEKMRLILVDWLIEVHSKFELRQETLYLTVNIIDCVLSMKAVSRKELQLVGIASMFIACKYEEIWAPEVNDFVQISENA; encoded by the exons ATGtatgtttatgtttaccttttcttatatagtttcaagataccGCCAAAGAGAAACGCATTGTATGCCAGGGCTGAGAACATAAGCATagatgagatagttaagatgttggagtaCCAAGATGCTCTCACCGAGGCTCTAAAGAAGTTCGGGAAAGACAAAGAGGTGGGTGTTGATTTTGCCAAGATGAGTATaaacatagcgaggtttaactcAAAGGAGTACATGGGTACGGGTacgccaattctgctggataattggcatatgGAGATGGAAAACAAActtaatgtg GTTGGTAGGATTCGTGATTACAAGTGTACGCAGCCTGATATCAGTGAGAAAATGAGGTTAATCCTGGTAGACTGGTTGATTGAAGTTCACAGCAAGTTTGAACTTAGGCAGGAAACTCTGTATCTTACTGTAAACATCATTGATTGCGTCCTGTCGATGAAGGCGGTATCTAGGAAAGAGCTTCAGTTGGTAGGGATTGCGTCGATGTTTATCGCTTGCAAGTATGAAGAAATTTGGGCACCTGAGGTCAATGATTTTGTTCAAATATCAGAGAATGCTTAA